Proteins from a single region of Desulfurellaceae bacterium:
- a CDS encoding adenylyltransferase/cytidyltransferase family protein: MTARYGMIHGRFQPFHAGHLEYALAALSRCSHLIVGITNPDPSTCVVEPTDPQRHRPGANPFSFFERQWMVRAALVEAGVVPTRCSVVPFPIHHPERWRSYCPPEAVQYVRLFSDWGSEKLQRFQADGWRVEVLNAGAAKRVSGSQVRRKLRTGQNWEACVPPAVAVVLEAIHAEHRLRQAEEE; this comes from the coding sequence ATGACCGCGCGCTACGGCATGATTCACGGCCGGTTTCAGCCGTTTCACGCGGGCCATCTGGAGTACGCCCTGGCCGCCCTGTCCCGCTGTTCGCATCTGATCGTCGGCATTACCAACCCCGATCCATCGACATGTGTCGTAGAACCCACAGATCCCCAGCGCCACCGACCGGGGGCCAATCCGTTCAGCTTTTTTGAGCGTCAGTGGATGGTGCGCGCCGCCCTGGTCGAGGCCGGAGTAGTGCCGACGCGCTGCTCTGTCGTGCCCTTTCCGATTCATCATCCCGAGCGCTGGCGATCCTACTGTCCGCCCGAAGCGGTGCAGTATGTCCGGCTGTTTTCCGACTGGGGCAGCGAAAAACTCCAGCGCTTCCAGGCCGACGGCTGGAGGGTGGAAGTCCTGAACGCGGGCGCGGCAAAACGGGTGAGCGGCAGCCAGGTGCGCCGCAAGCTCAGGACGGGCCAGAACTGGGAAGCCTGCGTGCCGCCCGCAGTTGCCGTGGTCTTAGAGGCGATACACGCCGAGCACAGACTGCGGCAGGCGGAAGAAGAGTAG